A part of Caretta caretta isolate rCarCar2 chromosome 1, rCarCar1.hap1, whole genome shotgun sequence genomic DNA contains:
- the TSPO gene encoding translocator protein, producing the protein MVPKWAPAVGFTLLPHTGGFLGGMITKREIPIWYESLEKPSWRPPNWMFGPVWGTLYTAMGYGSYLVWKELGGFNEESMVPLGLYAGQLALNWAWTPIFFGAHKIGWGLVNLLLTSGAATATTVTWYHVNKRAAYLMFPYLAWLTLASVLNYRIWKDNKNKKQS; encoded by the exons ATGGTACCGAAGTGGGCCCCGGCTGTTGGTTTCACACTCTTGCCCCATACAGGAGGGTTTTTGGGAGGCATGATAACAAAGAGAGAGATCCCTATATGGTATGAATCTCTTGAGAAGCCATCCTGGCGTCCACCTAACTGGATGTTTGGCCCTGTCTGGGGAACTCTGTATACAGCAATGGG ATATGGTTCTTACTTGGTATggaaggagttgggaggtttcAATGAAGAGTCAATGGTTCCACTTGGGCTGTATGCAGGGCAGCTGGCATTAAACTGGGCATGGACTCCCATATTCTTTGGAGCTCACAAAATAGGATGG GGGTTGGTCAATCTCCTACTCACTAGTGGTGCAGCAACAGCTACAACTGTCACCTGGTACCATGTCAACAAGAGAGCAGCATATTTGATGTTCCCTTATTTAGCTTGGTTAACTTTGGCTTCTGTGCTCAATTACCGCATCTGGAAGGACAATAAAAACAAGAAGCAATCTTAA
- the MCAT gene encoding malonyl-CoA-acyl carrier protein transacylase, mitochondrial, with translation MWGRQSRAGLSPVAVVTRASVWAGRGFASLAGPAMGSWAAAGRRLSGCRARAGAPGRGGSSWPGGGRAGKLSELLQSSVAGEEEQEPARRRRPPPQEGTVLLFPGQGSQFVGMGRGLLRYPNVRDMFRVAEKVLGYDLLSLCLRGPPAELDRTVHCQPALFVASLAAVEKLNHQQPSVIESCVAAAGFSVGEFAALVFAGALDYTEALYAVKVRAEAMQKASEAVPSGMLSVIGQRESNYNFACFEAREHCKSLGIENPVCDVSNYLFPDSRVIAGHLQALEFLQENSRKYYFKRTKMLPVSGAFHTRLMEPATEPLAEVLKSIEIQKPFICVYSNVDSKKYMHSKHIQRLLVKQLVSPVKWEQTMHAIYERKQGVEFPYTYEVGPGKQLGAILRNCNLKAWKLYKHIDVSEDEEAEEM, from the exons ATGTGGGGCCGCCAAAGCCGCGCAGGGCTGAGTCCGGTTGCCGTAGTAACGCGGGCTTCGGTGTGGGCCGGACGGGGCTTCGCCTCCCTCGCGGGACCGGCGATGGGCAGCTGGGCCGCGGCGGGGCGGCGGCTGAGCGGCTGCCGAGCGCGCGCCGGAGCCCCCGGGCGCGGGGGCAGCTCGTGGCCCGGCGGGGGCCGAGCCGGGAAGCTGAGCGAGCTGCTGCAGAGCTCGGTGGCGGGCGAGGAGGAGCAGGAGccggcgcggcggcggcggccccccCCCCAGGAGGGCACGGTGCTGCTCTTCCCCGGCCAGGGCAGCCAGTTCGTGGGGATGGGCCGGGGGCTCCTGCGCTACCCCAACGTCAGGGACATGTTCCGGGTGGCCGAGAAGGTGCTGGGCTACGACCTGCTCTCGCTCTGCCTGCGGGGGCCGCCGGCCGAGCTGGACCGCACCGTGCACTGCCAGCCTGCCCTCTTCGTGGCCTCCCTGGCCGCCGTCGAGAAGCTCAACCACCAGCAGCCCAGT GTCATTGAGAGCTGTGTTGCAGCCGCTGGGTTCAGTGTTGGAGAGTTTGCAGCCCTAGTGTTTGCTGGAGCCTTAGATTATACAGAAG CCTTGTACGCAGTGAAAGTGCGTGCTGAAGCTATGCAAAAGGCCTCAGAAGCTGTCCCAAGTGGGATGCTATCAGTTATTGGTCAACGTGAGTCAAATTACAACTTTGCCTGCTTCGAAGCTCGTGAACACTGTAAATCATTGGGTATAGAAAATCCTGTGTGTGATGTTTCAAATTACCTGTTTCCAGATAGCAGAGTCATTGCAGGCCATTTGCAG gCTTTGGAATTCTTGCAGGAGAATTCCCGAAAATATTATTTTAAGCGAACAAAAATGCTTCCAGTCAGTGGTGCTTTTCACACAAGACTCATGGAACCAGCAACAGAGCCTTTGGCTGAAGTTCTAAAATCAATTGAGATTCAGAAACCATTCATCTGTGTCTATTCGAACGTTGATAGCAAAAAATATATGCATTCAAAACACATTCAGCGTTTGTTAGTAAAGCAGCTTGTTTCACCTGTTAAGTGGGAACAGACTATGCATgctatatatgaaagaaaacaaGGAGTAGAGTTTCCTTATACATATGAAGTGGGGCCTGGGAAGCAGCTAGGAGCAATCCTCAGAAACTGCAATTTAAAGGCTTGGAAGCTGTATAAACATATTGATGTTTCAGAAGATGAAGAAGCAGAGGAAATGTAG